The Anopheles cruzii unplaced genomic scaffold, idAnoCruzAS_RS32_06 scaffold01671_ctg1, whole genome shotgun sequence genome includes a region encoding these proteins:
- the LOC128276589 gene encoding RNA-binding protein Raly-like has product MTLILVLLFLKNICVFLNKLVLRCYNSFLIHPHHHPDGGKHGHGWGGGGGGWGGSGPGSGSAGHSSGGHGTGLGVRPRRNRRNRAEQLLMVSREQQPGAQGVGEGTGVRPQHYSHHYY; this is encoded by the coding sequence ATGACGTTgatactggtgctgctgtttctgAAGAACATTTGCGTGTTCCTGAACAAGCTTGTGCTGCGCTGTTACAACTCGTTCCTGATtcacccgcaccaccacccggacggTGGcaagcacggccacggctggggaggcggcggaggcggctgGGGAGGTAGCGGTCCCGGAAGCGGTAGCGCCGGGCACAGCAGCGGGGGACACGGTACCGGCCTCGGTGTACGGCCGCGCCGCAACCGTCGGAACCGGGCCGAGCAGCTACTGATGGTGAGCCGGGAACAGCAGCCAGGAGCGCAGGGTGTCGGTGAAGGGACAGGTGTCCGGCCCCAGCACTACAGTCACCACTACTACTGA